The Medicago truncatula cultivar Jemalong A17 chromosome 7, MtrunA17r5.0-ANR, whole genome shotgun sequence genome includes the window ttttttctcccataTTCCCACCCCCCatcattttggattttatttcaatagttttgcttcaagaaattttgaggAATTTGGTTTTATGATTCAATacgaaaaaaattagggtttgaagttttttgaattggggaagaactaAACCACTTATTATTGGAGGAAATTTAGGTGATTTTAGAGTGTAGATTGCAGATTGTATAATTAGGGTTTCAATTTTATACAATTGGGGAAGAAAGTGTCGTTGGGGAAGAAGAGAGCAGTTTGggaagaaaccaaaaaaatttctgcaaatcaatcaatttagtccttcgaaatgtttgttattatcggccaaattagtccctgtCTATGTGGCGTCtgacatgtgagaggttaacggcCACGTCAGTCCCGTTAACGCTCCGTTTGAACAGAAGGGCtaacttgattgacatttaacaaattcagcgattaaattgatatttcacATAATTGAGGGACTAATTTGACCGATCCATGAAAATTCAGGAacgaagttgatgattcactttttttttttttttttttggtagaacaCTTCCATTCACTTAAACGAGAGTTCCAAAATCGAAGGCTATTACCATATGCCGCCTTCCAAATTCCCTTAACAAAATCACAGTCCCTTAACACATGCAAAGTTGATTCTTCCTGACAAGCATATATAGGGCCCCTAAGATCATCACTCATCCTTCTATAAACTTGTTTGGCGTTAGTCATCAAACAATCACAACTAACTTTTTAAATAAGACATCTAATACGTTCATGATCCGACCAACGTTAAATTCATCTAAAAacttcttgcttgatatgaggTTCTAGATTGCAAATGTGGTAATAAGTAGACTAAGATGAAAGAGAACCATCCCTAAAACCGCACTAAACTATAGTATCTTCACCACTCAAACTTGTTGGAAAACCCATTTGGATTCATTTTGTGGTGTTGTCTTAGGCCCTTGAAGTATGCTCATTCTTAAGGTCCTAGGTTTAATTCTTcctaatttgatcactaatctaGAATCTCCCTCAAGATCAGAGGAGTTGACTGCTCCCCTGTGAAGtccggatacgagatacgatatgGATACGATATTGTACCGATacagaaaaatttcaaaaatcaagatacgatacggctgagatacattaataaaaaaattatataattaaatgcaCAATATaatataaccattttttaatatgcaaatatattaacaaacaaaagaaaccagttataggctcgtagcacatcaacataaatataaataacattgatgattaagagagtgatgattagtcaattacatacataATATATCCCAAGAAAAGCACCATcagtgctatactatatccaaaaggaacattgttaatcagtgttatactatatcgatccaaaaaataAGCACTATATACAAAAAATGACACATCAGtactcaagagttaagttattttagttaacattaattgGGAAGTATCAGGGCAGATATCAGTGAAAGATAATTAtcggatactctcctgatacgtatcgggaagtattggataattatttaaaaaaaaaaaaaattcggatACTCTTGGGAAGTATCAGACAATTATCGGTGCAGAATACGCAGGGGATACGATACATCATTCATTTTGAAGTATTGGGGCTTCATAACTGCTTCCATCCAGTTCCAATCACCTCATTACTCACATGATtacaagaaatattatatatttcaaactAAGGAACCTAAATGATAGATGAATCAAACAAGCAATGATGATCACTAATGAAAACATTCAAACCTTGACTTGATGGTTATGTTGATTAAAACATTCAAACTAAATATATAGTTATGTTGATTAAAACATTTTGATAGCAAAATAACCATTatttaaaatgcaaaattttagagaaaaaaatattgtcaaaaaaagagaaaaaaacagtTGGGTTAATTCAAACCTTTTAACGACGATGGTACGAAATATTATGTCCAACTCTTCAGAAGGTTTGATTGAAAATCATTTTATGTCAACTAGGATCTGAAATGTAAATAAGAAAAGAGggttataattgattttaagccataatttatcataaaaattcatatgcagTTCTGATGACGTGTGTATGGATTATTTGAAAAACTCGAGTTAATGCCGATATCTTTTAACATAAAGAGTTTTGTCATGGCTAATGTTCTAAAATCTATTAAATTAATGTCATGGTGGtggctaaaaaaaattcaaacaatttAAGGCTGAGCTACATCATTTGTGGACACATCCCAAAATGTGCTTAAAATAGAATCCTTGACTTGAGTTATGTTGTATTCCTATTTGTATTGCTCATAAGTTTTGTgttggtattttttttagagcacTCGAGTCAAAGATTTGTGTTGCATTATTAGGTACCGTTTGACCAGACTTTTTTTACTcagtttttctatatttttaaggagaagttaggtcaaacacaatatcaataatttatttcacaaacacttCTCTTCAACACACGAAGGCaaccttatattttatttttaatattatatttttatttatttttttcttccatttaatttttttttaaccggtccatataattttttttaaaggaggatcaatttaattttattatctattttttaagaaattttattatctttttatcacttatatatttaattttaatatcgtttaattatcacaacctcgcaaatatttttattcatgctgtcaatgaatgacaccaaatatttttatttcctttcttcaacctcacaaatatacacacacacattatcgtttagagtaatattttatgtttgtatgtctgttgttattttgttacactaatgcgtataatttttttagtgttgtgtaatgcgtacaattattatttttataaaattttaattttaattaaaagtactagtatagatgccaaaaaaaattatacttatatatattttacaaatttatattgtaacatactatgcatatctttttattattaaaaaaactaaacatatatttttcaatgacatcaacaatgtaacaaatataatatcatataatataaattcttatctatttaaatgacaccaaaaatatgatattcttataacaaaatttgttatacagtataattggaaaagaaaaaacaaaacattctctaacttagctcagttgatatagacaatgtataaatatatgcaaggtcgcgggttcgaaccccggacaccaccaaaaaaaataataaatttaaagttttgtactttattttgccaaacaacttttaacttaaaaataactttagaactaaaaaaataataaagaaatcaaacaactttagttttttccttaaaagctttattttaactttgttttaaaatagcttttagactgaaaaaaaaaaaaaaaaaagtctgacCAAACAGTACCTTAGTCCTTTTGTGTCATGGGTAgcacttagggtgtgtttgatttgctaaaaaatgaaggacagaatagaacaactctagttgtccagtgtttgatttgtaaaactgtttcaggtacaggacaaactagaggcaagggacaggacaaaaactcatatttttgtccctcaccaaaccacagcacaactttttgtcccacgtacaagttgtctaaaataccaaaatagcattttgtctctcaaaaatcgtataaaacaaaaaattactcaatgccataaaaaatttgtcatgtgctgttctgccttgtgttgtactgttctatcttgtactgttctgtccagtacttactgttttgcaaaccaaacacacccttagtgTGATGCGATTTTCTTATTATCCATGAGAAGAACAGAGGCTAGGTTTGCAGAAATTTATTCGTTCTTGTACATCGGTTTATATCCTTTGAAAATATTgaattgtaaaaaaagaagatgtATTTTAGCATTAAAAAGTCACAATATAATAGTTTGGCATTATAttatagtgatttttttttttttgttgaaagaggTGTTATAGTGACTTGATGCAAAGAAATTGACTGAAAGCAATATTtgaaacaaagaagaagatTCCTAATCGATATTGGACTTTTCTTTATGGAATTTGTTTGATGCTTGCTGAGTCTTCCGTTACTGTGTATGGGTCAGTCAACCAAGTAGCTTTTAGATATTAAGAGCATAGACTTATTCGTAATCTTCAAATGAGTATCCTCTTAACGATAATGATTTTATTAATCGTGATGTAATGGCTAAAAAAATGTAGCTTCCATATGAATTAGTCTtgtgtaataatatatatagattATAGACCACTGTAAGGGCCAAACAGAAATTGAGGTGCAaactattctaatatatatagatTATTTGACCTGGTCTTCGTATGTAATTTTGAAAGTCTTCAACCTGCGTCAATGAAGAATTTTCTGTCCCTTCTTTCCACTGGATACTATATATGTATATCAAGTTAAATCTACACAACTTATGTAAAACATTTGTTGTCCATCAAAGCACTTTTTCAATTGATCCattctttgatttttcagtTTTCACTTCAAAAGTGTCATGGCAAATCTTGGAACTACACAAAGAATACTACCAACCTCCTCAAAACCTTCATCCCCAACAACTGACACACACGAACCAAAATCACCACATGAAAAACTATATGCTGATCTCAAATTCTATTGCCCAATTAACATCCCCTTAACACAAGATGCTGCAGCATCTCGCATCATAAGAAACTTAGGGAATTTGGGGTTATACTACACACTCTTTATTTGGATCATACTCTTCATAACCCTCATACCGGAACGAAAAGTGTCGTTGATTCTGTTGGTTATCATGACTTATGTGACAACCCTTTATTGTTTACTATTAAGGGCATGTCCTAATTCAGTTGTGCTTCATAGGATCATAGATAAAAGGATTGTGTTGAGTTTGCTATTTATTGCAACTGCAATTCAGCTGATTTTGACCGAAGCAGGTATTCATTTTGCAGTGACTTTGACTTGTAGTGTACCTGTAGTTTTGCTTCATGCAGTGTTATGGGCTGGTAGTTATGAATATGATGCGTATGAAACTGAGGAAGGTTCTGGTAAAGAAGAATTGGCTCCTCTTACCGGCAGCCAGAATGATAGTGAACCTCATAACGTcgatgttgtttgatttatgagaagtccttgtgttgcaactatttaataaaataaaataaaaattaagaagtTTGATTTAAATGCAAATAGAACAAGTTCTTTTACTTGAATTTTGTATAACTCTGCAAGGAAATAATGCACAAGATAGCATATATGCAGTGTTTGTAATGAGTATGAATACATGTGTGAAGAATCGCTACTATTATCTTGAATAACAATTGTCTCATCTATTTTTGCTGTCAAAAAAGATTGTAtcatctatttttattatttacttttcacGAGGAAAATTACATAAAAGGTTAGGAAAGAATTGGGTAGTGAAATGGATATAGAGTTGTGTTGGGTATTAGGCTTGCTTTTTGAAGACCCAAATATTAGTCTATTATGTCTCACTTATATAAGTCGGAAGGGGGTCATACTAAAGTTGCAAGGAGAGAGTATTTTGGTGAGGAGAACAACCATCAAAAAGGGAAAAGAAGAGCGAAAACAATTCCCGTTTTTTTCGTTCACCGTTGGACTGTGCAAATTTTTGAAGAGCAGGTTTGCATCActtgtttcttcatttttactGCTCGACAGTTTGTGGTATTTTTCCAGCATGTTGTTATTTGTATGCTGGTGTGCTTTGTTGATTTGACTTGT containing:
- the LOC11421658 gene encoding uncharacterized protein, with the translated sequence MANLGTTQRILPTSSKPSSPTTDTHEPKSPHEKLYADLKFYCPINIPLTQDAAASRIIRNLGNLGLYYTLFIWIILFITLIPERKVSLILLVIMTYVTTLYCLLLRACPNSVVLHRIIDKRIVLSLLFIATAIQLILTEAGIHFAVTLTCSVPVVLLHAVLWAGSYEYDAYETEEGSGKEELAPLTGSQNDSEPHNVDVV